TTCATTAATGAATTTAGCAATATTCAtaattctataaaaaaaatttattatatatttattattaattttaaaaatgttatccattaaaaaaaaagttgtttttaagGAGTCAAAAAGTACAggtaaacttttaaaatttccTACGATATTTGTTAACTTTCGAAACGAGTTTGAAAAcatctatattattaatttcatATAGAAACAATTAGGGATGGTTTGGATGAAGGTTAGGTAAGACTATAATAATCACCTCTTACTACAACAAAATGTGCTTAGTATCAATAGTTGCATGTATTAATTGGtatcattgtctttcttttatttatccGTTTAAAATGTATTTCCTATTTATCGACGCCTCATCGGTTCtctcttcaatttttttctacTCTTACTTCAATCTATGACCCAACCCTTCTCTTTTTCCTCCTTTCCAGAATACCCTTTCAATCCCCCTTCTTTGTTTAAATGTTTGACCTTATGAtctaatttattaaaaaaaaactttccttttaACTAAGGTACATAGAAAGATGATAATAGAATCACCAAAGGACCTTagtatttaaatattttagcaTGGTTATGCATTAGTAGTTGAACTAGTGTTAATAGCCACATACACCATTTATGTATTCCATCTATTCATTTTGTTACGTTTAAAAGGAAGGGTTTCAACTTTCCGATTTGGTAAAATTTTATGGTTAACTTTaagttataatttatatatagactaaattacaaaaatgtccTTATGTAGTTTGTGTCAAAAATACTAAACtttcaaaaaattcaaaaatatatttactgTTAGTTTTGAATGAAAACCGTTAAAGttttgtttagaaaatattCATGAACTATTTAAAAGTTTCTTGAGcttaaaaaaagatttttaaaaattgctTTGATTGATCCTAATTTTACACCATTTTCTCaccaaaaaaaaatcaaaatcaaaatttgaagttaaaaccatagttttaaatttatttgactaTTAATCCATAATGATAGATCAAGTACACAACCAATCTCAATAGTTATTGTTATAATTAATACACGGTTAATtgttaaataaacaaaaaatgtatttgactattaacacacaataataatttgatagATCTATCGTTAgtgtgagatttttttttactagTTATTGTTTTGGTGTGTTTTAAAGAGAATTTTTTTCAGAAATAATTGAAGTCAAGgtttaaaataattgtaaaatTTCATGTTTTAGTTAAGGTTTAAAATATGGATATTGATAGATAAATTGATgtcttaattttacaaaaattttaatagatatatatttctggtaaaattataaaaacaaaaaaaaatcaaaaaaataaatttaaatttgaaaacaaatattttattattttcaaataagtaaacattataatatttatattatattgatAGTAGTGTCATTTCtatgtttattttttgtgaTTACGATGTAATAGAAATATTGATTCACCCCTTCTATCGTATCTAACCCatgaaaatgtgaaaatatcaataaaatgtCTTAGGTATTTTTGATACAAATCACATAATCCGGACagcaatttttataatttaggcTTACATATATTTATTGGATGAAGATAAAAAATAGAGTTAAAAACAAGATTAGAAGGGGGAGAGATCTAAGAATTAAAGAAAAGGAATTAGGGAATTAGGGAATTAGGGAATTAGGGAATTAGGGAATTAGGAGGGCAATCAAAGGACTTCCCACTCCCCCATTAACCTATGCCCAACTACCCAACTCATCACCTTACTTTATTGCACTATGATCTACCTATCTCACTTCAACTCTTCAATCCAATATTTAACGTCTAATTCCTCCATCCATCAAACCTAAATGGGAGTATCTATTCAATCTACTTTTAAAATTCGTTCTTTTCCCACCAAAGATAATTTGAACTAAATTAATCACGATACTATTAGAAGGAatgtttttaacttttattttctAATATTCAAGAATGTTAGTGtaacttttgaaagtttaagagtTGGTATTCATGCACTAATGGCAATTgtgttttttctctttttaattgAAAGTTTGCGTTTAATGGCAAGCCAAACATCCTTGCTGAGTTATCTATTTGAGAATCTTCTCTTTGTCCTTTATGCTCTTAAAGATTGAATTAAACCactagagatttttttttttttttttttatgtttagaagtattattgaaacttttaaaagttcaaaattttatacaaaatatcaaaactttCATCTAAAACTAACCATATGGGTATATAAATTTATCGAAGTACTTGAATACTTAATGGTAGTTTGGACACAAAAGTACAAAGTTCATCGATACTTTGTGTAAAAGAAAAGTTGCCTCGAACAATAACTCCAAATAGTCGTTATAGAACATGTTGCTTGAATCAATGAGTTTAGTTCTCTTAAACTTCTGTCCCTTTTGCATTGGATATGTCTCAATTTTCCAATTATCTATTTAGTTCGAACTAATCACAAATTAGCCGTCATTTAATGACAAAGTTACAAACtattaaatttgaaactaattAAAAGATTACATCTATCTCAAATTGAAACTAAAAACATTAATTGGCTAATACAAATGATGTCAAGTGTTTTCATTATAATCGTTAGAAAAAATTAATCATTTTAGTTtgattaaattttattatttagcTCAAATGCTCCATAAGGCCCATATGGCCCATATCTAATATAGTTGGACACAAATCTTTGGACTAACCAAACTCAAGTCCACAAAACCTATTAGAGAAAACTTTATAAATACGAGAGTTCTCCTTCATTTTAGGGGTAAAAAATTTTATACGTCTAGAGAGAACTTCCCACAATCATAAGACTTTAACTTCAAAATCTGACCACATACATAAAGACTCCGattcctttgaagatacaaataTTCTTCTAAGACTTCAATTTCGAAAAACCATGTACTTCGCTTTCCCAAATCGCATACGTATTCAATTGTGAGAGATTAAGAGAATTAAATCCTAAAGATCAAACTACATTCACATCGAAACAAATTCAACTCGATGAAATATGTTTTTCCTAAATCTCGTACGAACaagtataaatataaaattgttaagTTTATAGATGAAATATACACAAACTTGCTTGGAGGTGAATAGGTGATAATAATAAAGGGATATGCTTTCTCTTCCATTTTGTTGAAACGGGCCGAAAGAAGCCCATTTGGGAACCATTAAATGGGCTGGAATTATTGTGCACCCACTAAGGGCATTTTTGGTAAATCACGTTAATCAATTTGGAccaaactttattttttatattattaactCAACTTTATCGATTTTCGTACTTTACTTTCTTTGAAGGAGGATTTATAATGGATATCTTTCTTGGCATAAAATATGAAGGGTATAGCAACTTCATAAATAATTtgtaaaaatagtaaattttttatttctttttaatatattccTAAAATACCTTTATTTTAGATCAAATATATCGCTTGATTTTCTCTCCTCCACGATCTTCTTCTCGTATATgatttctttcattctctcaaACCTAATCAAATTTTCTATCTTTCACAATTCGTCCTCtcccttttccttttataattTTATCTTCGCTTTCAACTAGTCGATTTTCCGTTCGATTCTCGCCTCCAACAACCAATTGTCGTCCTGCGTTCAACAATTTTTAGCCTTAAAAGATTTTCGACGAGTAGCaattttctacaatttttcGTTTGCTTCTACTTCGCTAGGTCAATGTTAtggttttgatattaattttttggtatgtaatcaaattttctttaaaaatctAAGATTTGTTTCTCAGTCTTTTCATCCAATTTATGTTCATCATCTCAGTTTGATATTTGTTTTAAGATGTGACTCTTTCCTAAATTTTTCATTCAACGTCATCCAATTTTTACAATTTGATTTAGTTTCATCTTTGTAGGTTGATTTGGTTCAATCAATTTGATGATTTACAAgcatttttatataaaaaatatgtttaTTTTACTTGTATTGGACTTCATCGAGACTTTGTAGAATTGAACATATTACGATTTTTTCTATCAATTTTACGTTTTAGGTTAAAAGAAATTGAgattttttcttgaaattattGATAAATACAAGTTATCACTTATAGACTGTTAGTTAGACTAGGTAATATGAGCATAGTGATATTAGAAATCAGTGATATACTTGTATCCTACATCTAATAtgagtctatcagtgatagacttgtattCTACATTACTGATATTAATTCTAAGTTATCATTGATACTAGTCCATCAATGATAGACCCGTATCCTAGTCCATAAATGATATTAGTCAGTCAGTGACAGACATTATCTTCTATTAATGCCATGAGTGTAACACATTAGGACAATAACGGTATatctttgtttgtttgtttttttttttttttgttgttgcaGGAATTCAGAATTATGATTAATCAATGTTATAATTGTAACACTACCTCTAGTTTGCAAGCGTCGAGCAGAAGGACCGGGACCgcggaaacaaaaaaaaattgattgatGAAAAGAAAAGTCACTCAAAATGTAGTTATTGTTGTCGTGCCGGTCACAACCGTAGAACGTGCACACTTCCACTATTTTTACAATGATGTGACATTATGTTGTTGATAATAatgtttctgttttttttagaaggaaatattttctatttttttgaCTTAAACCTTTTGATAATAAGCCACATTTTTTATAAATACATTTCAAGTCTATACATGTTACTTTATTATAAAGTAGTAATGTTAAATGGAGTTTAATTTATAGTTGATAGTTCTATCGCTTATAGACTTTACAATAAAGTTTGTCATTGATAgcttctatcaatgatagacttcaaCATGTATATTAACAAAACTTTTTCTCAATAAAATGCAcccattaataataatttgcAATTATTCAACATGTATAATTCTAATTTCTCAATGGGAACACAAAGGCACATAACTTACGATGATTATTCCACCTGTGATCCaacatttttctatattaataTGTTAAAATCAATTCTTTCACCGTTATGGTCTAtcggtctatcattgatagacttcaACATCAATTAAAAAGTTTAGACTATTTAAGAATATAAAGGGCATAATTTGCAATGTTCAACCTGTGGTCCAACCTTTTCTATATCAATAGAAcaaaatcaaatgaaatgtgaagtCTATCATTGATCTTTTCTATCATGAAATATCCACAAAACTAATATACAACAATGTCCATTTACTCGATGAGAGAGTTGCAATCAAACTAGGGACAAATCAATCGATCTCTTGCAATTTTCTAGTCTTCTGCATTCACCAACATTCTCTTTGATTGGAAAAGTTGTATCTTCGGCCTAACATTTTTAACATTCTTCGCTATTTCcatagttttcattttttttcttttcttgaacaacctgaaatgataatattgaattaaagtttataaatatatatatatatatatcataatgcAAGCAATCTAAATATCTTCcaagtctattagtgatagaaacCTACCACTAATAGACCCTAAGCAACAACacataaaaaatacatattaaacTAAAGTATCTAGTAGCATCCCATTGCAAGCAAGCTAGCAACAACacataaaaaatacatattaaacTAAAGTATCTAGTAGCATCCCATTGCAAGCAAGCTAAACATCCTCTAAGTCTATAAGTGATAGAAATCAATCATCGAAAGACCTTTAAGCAACATCACATAAAAAATGCACATTAAACTAAAGTATCTACTAAacatccctaaacatattccaAATCTATTAACATATCATTGATAGTTTTTAAGAAACATTGCAGAAATAAATGCTCATAAACGAAAACATCTACTAACACACCTTAGCACAAACAAACTAAACATCCTCAAAGTCTATCAAAAGTCTATCAGtaatagaaacatatcactgatagattttaaGTAATAACATATAGAAAAATGCACATTGAACTAAAACATCTCCTAACATCCCAATGCAAACACGTTAAACATCTTccaaatctatcagtgatagaaacatatGAAAACATATGATCGATAGACCCTGAGCAACATCACATAAAAAATGCACTTTAAACTaaagcatctactaacatccAAAATCAACAAGTTAAGCATCCTCAAAGTCTATCAAGATAGAAGCAAGTTAAACATTCCAACACAAACAAGTTAAACATCCTCCAAATTTATcaatcagtgatagaaacatatcactgatagactttaaacaacatcacaaaaaaaaaaaagatgcaCATTAAACTAGAGCTTCTACTAACTTCCTAAGTCAAACAAGCTAAACATCTTCTAAGTTTATCAATGATTGAaacatatcattgatagaccatatcactgatagaccataaGCAATAACGGATAATAAATGCAGATTAAGCTAAAACATCTAATACCAATCCAACACAAACAAGTTAAACATCCTTTTCAagttgatagaaacatatcactgaCCGATAGAACCTAAACAACAACACATAAAATTTTACATTAAACTACATTATCTAATAACATTccaatgcaaacaaactaaacatccttaagtctatcaatgatattatatatcactgatagaccctaaACCCTAAGTAACAACACACAAACTGAAGAACAAAGCAGAAccaaacataaaatgaagaaatcgatttcaaacaaatagaaaaagaaaaagaatctaTTTCAAACAAGTTACGACTAAACGAAAAACAAAGATACCTTACGAAAATAACTTAtgatttcaaaagaaaaacaaataacttacAATTGAAGTGGAGAAACGAAAAGCAAAGAAGTCTGTAGATGATGAAGTTGAGAACGTGAAGCGAAGCGGAAAATGAAGGCACCGGCAACGGAAAACCAAATCGGAATacaaagaaaggagaagaaagtgGAAGATGGAAGGAAAACGTGAAAACAGAAGCGTGAAGTATGTTTGAAATTGGAATACGAAGCGATAGAGGCGTAAAGTGTATCTGCTTGCAGGGGCATTTTCGTCTTTTACTTTGGATTTGAGTTAAAATTTGTCATAGTTgcaatttttttagatttttgctatatccttaattaatttaaactcaAATGTTATATCCCCAGCCGGCCCttcttgaaaatgaaaaaaaaaataaataaacaaattccacGTTGTTCTCTTTTTTATTATAGTCAAAGCCATGGTGTAGCTTAGTTTTCTCGAGATCACGTAATAACAAATACAACAAGTGACGGATCCAAAAGTTTTGTTAAAAAAGATTAGGGTGGAGTACAATTTTACCATTAAActagtttctattttttttattattttagttatacTATACATATATATGGAGTATATAAAATTGAGGGATGCTCGAATCCCTGACATCTATACTGAATCAATTGATGGATacaatttttagaaagaaaaacgaggtataattaataacaattgATCCACCAATcgatttctttattttgttattactttaaaggagttatttcaaaaaccatgtcaaattttataataaataaatgcaTAAAAGTTATAGTTCATTCGGtaatcttttcattttttattttgttttaaaaaacataaagtGGATAAAGACATTTCCTTTCTATTCTTCTACCGATGTTTTAAGAAAGAGTTGTATTTTGAAAACTAAGAAAATATAGGACATTTAtaaaagtaacaaaaaaaaatttcatagaattaattttattacattttttatattggaaaagtagtaaatttaaaaaCGGATAACTTTTTGATAGTCCTCTGATAGCCTTTCGATAACTGATATCGTTAAtcatttgtcatatttgtcatattgtaatatgtaaaaaagagGTGCTAtgagatatttttttttctaaattattttgtcatctgatgcaatttttcaaaaaataaatttaaaaatggttataaataacaaaatattaaaattatttacgaaatacagcaaaaataaggaaaattttcataaatataacaaaaaatatttgtggcacatataacaaaatccagttaaccattttttaaatattacaggtttgttctttcatttttcttctcctATTCTATCTCTCTTTCTTACCTTCTTTTTTTTGTTGCGATTTCTTtgcattgtctttcttcttttcccttttttacgtagggtaaccaaatttaaagaatggtgtataaagaatattgaaaaaaaaaaatcgtttagattgaagtagccaaacctaaacgattatgtaaaaaaaataaatgatcgtgtaccaaataatcttgaaaaattaaacaatcatgtaaacaaatctaaatgatcgtataaagaattttgaaaaaaatcatttagctaaatctaaacgatcaaatctaaacgatctagctaatctaaatgattgtatactaaatatattacgtgcattgtTGATATGACAATTTTTGCATTTTCCATtgttccgttttcgaaattattctatggtataaatattttgccactttattatatttttaaaaagacctCAAAAATAACTTAAATAAGATAGAAACAATTTGATAAATATtactatattttctaaatagtttcaatattttactattttttaaaacgATAAGTGATTaatctttaaaataataataataataataataataataataataataataataataataataataataataataataataatatttaccAAACTAAGACCGTAATCTCTAGAATTGtattttgtttctaaaattgGGCTAAAAATTTGAATGTCTAGATAGAAATAATAAGAGAAAACAAGTTAACAATTTTGCAAACAATTATCCAATGTTTGCTTGTAAACATAATTACTAAAAAGGAACTTAACAAAAAAGGTTCAATAGGTTTGAGAATCAATTTGAATTAAGAAATATGAAACTTATATACAAAGAAACAAAATACATAATGTTCTATTAAATACCCAACATAAACATACAACTAGGAATTGGGAAAAAAATTCctcaaagaaagaaaactagaaaataggtaaaaaaaaatatacataaggaaaaaaaaaaaagggcaaAATACAATTCTACTCTAAAAATTGATGTTATTGAGAAAGTGTAAACAAGAACATGGAATATACCATTAAAATCTCTCTCTGAAACAGATGACCTGAGCTCAATGCTTTCCTTTTAACTTAACAACAGGTGAAAGTGCTGATCAAAATTTACTCTCTCTTTTGACGATGAATAAGAGAGTTATACTCAAGAGTATGATCTGAAAATGGTAGAAGGAAACCTATATAATTCACATTCAGCTCACGCCGTGCCAGCTTCATTGTTGAACGCTTTTTGACTTTCATGTAGCAATTGCAGCAACAGCTCGTCGTCACGACCAGCGGAGCAGGTGCAATGAAACTAATCTTTGATTCAGTCCCTACTTCAATCAATCATTTGATGAACAAACTATTTCTTTCCAAATCTCAAGCACTTGTTGTGTTTTACTTCCGTAATGCTTGGAGTAGAAGTGAGTTGTTTCGCTGTCTGTTTAGCTGAGAGCTTCTCCATTGCATTAATGAACCTGCGCAAGTGCTTAATGTACTCAGGATATGTTTCGAGGTTACAATGTCCCCCGCCTTTCACCCATAATGGATCATATTTTTCCTTCGCAAGCTCCCACAGTCGTTTTCCATGAGACCAATCCACAATATCGTCATTTGTTCCCTGCATCTTATCAAATTAGCAGGCCTGCATCGCCCGACAACATTAAAAGGTGGAAAGAGAGAGATGGATCACTTACATGTATAACCAAAACGGGACATGACACCAGCCTTATTTTGTCTATGTTCTGAAAAGATTAGACAACAATACGTGATTGAGTTGTCGGTATAACACAAATGAGAATCAAGAGGGCATATATAAACCAAGTGAAGCTAACCTTGAAAATGTCAAACCAAAATGTCATTTTGACAGGATACAATACTCGAATGCCTGAAAGTATGGCACTGTGGAGAACAACGCCTCTTAATCTTTGTAGTCGAGACGCCAAATGAAGCGTCGGTCCACTCCCCACAGATTGGCCATATAAAATCAATTCTTCTTGCTTGATCCCATAATCACTCTTCAAACAGTTGTAAACAGCCTCTATATCGTAGTAAGTATTGAATTCAGATGGCTGGCAAAATCAAAGATGGACCATTTATCAACAATGGAAAAGGAAAGAGCAAACAGACATAAATGTAATGGACCAGTTAGATGTATAGAAGTAAATGTACTGTTCCAAGGACCTAAACAACTTTCTCTATCGACCGCCATCAGGATGGCTGGGATTAACCACGGAAACATCACTTTCATGCAAGTTGCAACCAAAAGAAAGTGTGCAGAACAAGATCAAAGGCATAATGAATTTTTGGAACCCATAGTTTCATAGGAAAAGCGATTCAAAAGTTCTAAAGcagtgaaaagaaatacatttGCTTACCTTACCAGAAGAAGCTCCATATCCCGAGTAGTCGTAGCTGAAATTCAGCACAAAATGTTATTGGTAAATCTTCTGTAAATGAAAAACAGCAATATGCCACAATGAATTGAAAGAAAGTGGCTGCAGATATAACTAAAAGAACACTCGAGTTCTGGGATGGCATCATTTTGAGTTTAATTTCCTAACAAAGTGCTCATGTGAGTTTTGAAGAGCTAAATCACTGGaggattttcttttttctgaaaAACATGTAAATTTTAACACGAATCATGCCAAAACAGAATGCATATAGTACCACTTTTGAagattttcagaattttctctACAATGATGTGACAGTTTTGGCTCTTTCTTTCAACTTTTTGGCTGGAATATAACTCACACTACAAAGACATGAAATGATGGTGTACCACAGTCTTCAAACTAAACCAATAATAGACTCCATCATACCCAAGACAACGTCTAGTCATTCTACCAGTACAGAAACGATGGTGCTGACATTCAAAAGCTCTTGTGAGGGAAATTATTGGTAGCAAGAATAAGGTCAGGAAAATCACATAACATTTGTCACAGATTACACAAACCAAACCAAACAATAGAACAACCTAGAACAGAGACACAACACATAAAGAGAATTAAAACATATGCCATACTTGGACATGATAAACAAGAATTAGAAATTATCTAAAAAGCAAAATCCAGAGAGACAATTCGAAATCCAGaaaacccacaaaaccaatttGAAAAGAACCATAAAATTTCCGAGCAAAAAAACCAAAAGGGTACCTCATGATGTTAACGCGAAGATGAGCTCTGAGCTCAACGAAGAGATCGTGCATCTGACCGAGGTCAGCGGCATTCCCGTGGGAATAAAGAAGCGTAAACCGGGCATAAGGGTGTTTCCAGAAGGTAGCAACAATCCTATTACCGGCCTTAGTATCAAGCAAATGAACGCTCATATTCCTATCGGCAGAGACGCCGGAGAAGGCAAGCCTTCCATCATCTCCTCTAAAAACGTCATAGGTTGGAGGGTCCGGTGGGAAAAAGGCAAATTTCGCAGCCACACTACCGGTTACATTTCCCATTAAGGTGAAAGAATCCGTAAATTGGGAAATGAAATTGGTAATGGTTCAGGCATGAACCAAGCTCAACCCTCGACGTGGGGTTGGAGATTTTTGCGGATTTTCTGTTGGGATTTGGAAGGTAAAGAAgaaatatctaaaaaaaatggagaaaatCCGTAAATGGGTTCTAATTTTAATCACAACCCTTTACTCTGAAGATCGTGAAGGTTAGAGTAAACGAGAGAGGGAAAACGGAgaaggaaggaagaaagaaaaacataagAAGGGTGGGATCAGACAGAAACAGAGAAATGAAGAATGGATGTAATTAGAATGGAGAACCCATTTTGGGGGGTTTAGAGGGAAAAGAGAAGAAGGGGTAATTTGGAAGAAAGAGAGGGAAGAACAGAGGAcgagtgaagaagaagaaggagaagatgatgatgatgaaaatgGAGGGTTGAGATATGGTCAAAGGATGGTggtaaagaaagagagagagaaatatgAGAAATGAGAAAATGAGAGTCAGACATTCCTGAGATATTGCTTTGGTGACAGTTGGTTTCCCCGCCTTGGAGATTGAGTCAATTTCACAACTTTCTTCCTCCatatttactcttttctcctcttcttctttatctcttatttaacccaaaaaaaacacacacacacacacaacaaatatacattattttttttaaaaaaaatattgttttacatcacaacaaaaagaaaaaaaaaaaactcctaaAATATTTAGGAATATAAACAATATAACTCTAAAATATGGAATTCTTAAGAAAACACTATTctcttaaataattttaaatgataaagaaaattttaaaaaaaaaatagtgaaatGGTGGCTTAGTTGAAATGAtttttgattctttttcaaATTGGAATAATTTGAAGAGTGATGATTAGACTTCATTGGAAGAGGCGGCTGCTTGAATCACTTTCTTACCTTTGGATATGGATTCAATATTGGAATAATATTGAATTGAAGCATCTCAAATAAATACTTatgttaaataataaa
The sequence above is drawn from the Cucumis melo cultivar AY chromosome 2, USDA_Cmelo_AY_1.0, whole genome shotgun sequence genome and encodes:
- the LOC103487370 gene encoding uncharacterized protein LOC103487370; the encoded protein is MGNVTGSVAAKFAFFPPDPPTYDVFRGDDGRLAFSGVSADRNMSVHLLDTKAGNRIVATFWKHPYARFTLLYSHGNAADLGQMHDLFVELRAHLRVNIMSYDYSGYGASSGKPSEFNTYYDIEAVYNCLKSDYGIKQEELILYGQSVGSGPTLHLASRLQRLRGVVLHSAILSGIRVLYPVKMTFWFDIFKNIDKIRLVSCPVLVIHGTNDDIVDWSHGKRLWELAKEKYDPLWVKGGGHCNLETYPEYIKHLRRFINAMEKLSAKQTAKQLTSTPSITEVKHNKCLRFGKK